In Tripterygium wilfordii isolate XIE 37 chromosome 23, ASM1340144v1, whole genome shotgun sequence, one genomic interval encodes:
- the LOC119993816 gene encoding stemmadenine O-acetyltransferase-like encodes MKVEIVSRETIKPSSPTPPHLKISKISFLDQQFIVEYSPVVYFYPANGDNDADELAERLKTSLSKTLTLYYPFAGRLRDRISIECNDEGVEFVKARVLNCALSDVIQQPDSKQLQNLLPIDIESKAAATESLLVVQANFFKCGGMAIAVCISHRVADGVSFFTFVNSWASMARKSAQDKVMHPQFSVGPSLFPPLDSSLPTLEFPRGKCMMKRFVFNGSSIDALRVKTASVSVQRPSKAEAVTALLWKCAIAASASNPSVSFCHRAVNLRRRFSPHLSDYAVGNLLASVATKINIEKGRDVNLKTLLCQLRKPMQEFSIKEGQNPLGEQNKETGREENVHNFPCSTLCGMPIYEADFGWGKPIWVNVLKLLFPNIAFIQDTRNGDGIEALVSLGEEEMAIFERNKELLAFATSDTNSLQQVNSSWNTDVFSRL; translated from the coding sequence ATGAAAGTCGAGATTGTTTCAAGAGAAACAATCAAACCATCCTCCCCCACTCCCCCTCACCTCAAGATTTCCAAGATTTCTTTTCTTGATCAACAATTTATTGTAGAATACTCTCCTGTGGTTTACTTCTACCCTGCAAATGGTGACAACGATGCTGATGAACTTGCAGAGCGTCTTAAGACATCTCTGTCGAAAACTCTCACCCTATACTACCCATTCGCAGGAAGATTGAGAGATCGCATCTCCATTGAATGTAATGATGAGGGTGTTGAGTTTGTGAAAGCTCGAGTGCTCAATTGTGCTTTATCAGACGTTATTCAACAACCTGACAGCAAACAACTACAAAATCTACTCCCTATCGACATCGAGTCTAAGGCAGCTGCCACTGAGAGTTTACTAGTTGTTCAAGCCAACTTCTTTAAATGTGGTGGCATGGCCATCGCAGTATGCATTTCGCACAGGGTTGCTGATGGAGTCTCTTTTTTCACATTTGTCAACAGCTGGGCCTCCATGGCTCGCAAGTCTGCACAAGACAAAGTAATGCATCCACAATTTTCTGTTGGACCTTCTCTTTTTCCTCCTCTGGATTCTTCACTCCCAACCTTAGAGTTTCCTAGAGGCAAGTGCATGATGAAGAGGTTTGTTTTCAATGGTTCTAGCATTGATGCACTTAGAGTTAAAACTGCTAGTGTAAGCGTGCAAAGACCTTCCAAGGCAGAAGCAGTGACAGCATTACTTTGGAAGTGTGCAATAGCAGCATCGGCTTCAAATCCGAGCGTATCTTTCTGCCACCGTGCGGTGAACTTACGAAGAAGGTTTTCACCCCATTTGTCAGACTACGCAGTTGGCAACCTTTTAGCCTCAGTTGCTACAAAGATAAACATAGAGAAAGGAAGAGATGTGAACTTGAAAACTCTACTTTGTCAACTAAGGAAACCAATGCAAGAATTTAGCATCAAAGAAGGTCAAAATCCTCTGGGCGAACAGAACAAAGAGACGGGCAGAGAGGAAAATGTGCACAATTTCCCCTGCAGTACTTTATGTGGAATGCCAATTTATGAAGCGGATTTTGGGTGGGGAAAGCCAATATGGGTGAACGTTCTTAAACTGTTGTTTCCTAACATTGCTTTCATACAAGATACGAGGAATGGGGATGGAATTGAAGCCTTGGTGTCGCTAGGTGAAGAAGAGATGGCCATTTTCGAACGTAACAAAGAATTGCTTGCATTCGCTACTTCGGATACTAATAGTCTTCAACAGGTAAACAGCAGCTGGAACACAGATGTGTTTTCAAGACTATAG